A DNA window from Paraclostridium bifermentans contains the following coding sequences:
- a CDS encoding MarR family winged helix-turn-helix transcriptional regulator, translated as MKKDCNYVGRYISQIHRRGGSFISKELSGLGVGAGQFMFLLELYRGDGRSQEDLAETLNIDKGTTARAIKKLEEEGFLTREKDEIDKRAYKLHLTDKGKSVKGSIYEVLSKWEVYMTANLTEEESKLVRKLLQKICMTI; from the coding sequence GTGAAAAAGGATTGTAATTATGTTGGAAGATATATCTCTCAGATTCATAGAAGAGGTGGATCTTTTATATCTAAAGAGTTAAGTGGATTGGGAGTTGGGGCTGGTCAATTTATGTTTTTATTAGAACTATATAGAGGCGATGGAAGAAGTCAAGAAGATCTGGCAGAAACTCTTAATATAGATAAAGGAACAACCGCAAGAGCTATAAAGAAGTTAGAAGAAGAAGGTTTTTTAACACGAGAGAAAGATGAAATTGATAAAAGAGCTTATAAATTACATTTAACTGATAAAGGAAAAAGTGTAAAAGGAAGTATATATGAAGTTTTATCAAAGTGGGAAGTTTATATGACGGCTAATTTAACGGAAGAAGAAAGTAAGTTAGTTAGGAAACTTTTGCAAAAAATATGTATGACAATATAA
- a CDS encoding AI-2E family transporter, which produces MCDLISRDNIKYCIFVAFISILIYKAIDNPAVFISSINDLFKFLSPFLLAVLMCLLLNPVIMFLEKKFKMPRLLNIFISYFFIFLFFCFCINLIMPSLIDTLNTLITEIPNYTLKIDALLNKYISNNHSFDSILPHIQAHLDSALKHAVKMLNTISSDFLIYIFSITSIIFNIIMGIILSIYILCDKENILKNVKNLLYSTFSKKRANAIIEFYDIINRIFYHYIIGSLIVSLVVGIITFIGFRFFINIKGSLFLSFIVFITNMIPYFGPFIGALLPILMTLSYSPIKALWVAIFLLVLQQVDGNIIAPKIMGEFVGLHPLWIICAVLIGGALFGLIGVFLSVPVAAVIKTYLDKYIEKSLNIPKSE; this is translated from the coding sequence GTGTGTGATTTGATTTCAAGAGATAATATTAAATATTGTATATTTGTAGCCTTCATATCTATATTGATTTATAAGGCTATAGATAACCCTGCAGTTTTTATATCTAGTATAAATGACTTGTTTAAGTTTTTAAGTCCTTTTTTATTAGCTGTATTAATGTGTTTACTTTTAAATCCTGTTATTATGTTTTTAGAAAAAAAATTCAAGATGCCGAGGCTTTTAAATATATTTATTTCATATTTTTTTATATTTTTATTTTTTTGCTTTTGTATAAATTTAATAATGCCTTCATTGATAGATACATTAAACACTTTAATAACAGAAATACCAAACTATACGTTAAAGATAGATGCACTTTTAAATAAATATATTTCTAATAATCATTCATTTGATAGCATTTTGCCTCATATACAAGCTCATTTAGATTCAGCTTTAAAACACGCTGTCAAAATGTTAAATACAATTTCTTCAGATTTTTTAATATATATTTTTAGTATAACATCTATAATTTTCAATATTATAATGGGTATTATTTTATCTATTTATATACTTTGTGATAAAGAAAATATTTTAAAAAACGTAAAAAACTTATTATATTCAACTTTTTCAAAAAAAAGAGCCAATGCAATAATTGAATTCTATGATATAATAAATAGAATTTTCTATCATTATATCATAGGTAGTTTAATTGTTTCTTTGGTTGTAGGAATAATAACATTCATAGGATTTAGATTCTTTATAAATATAAAAGGTAGTTTATTCTTATCTTTTATAGTATTTATAACTAATATGATTCCTTATTTCGGACCATTTATAGGAGCTTTACTCCCAATACTTATGACTTTATCATACAGCCCTATAAAAGCTCTTTGGGTTGCTATATTTTTACTTGTACTCCAACAAGTAGATGGTAATATAATTGCTCCAAAAATCATGGGCGAATTTGTAGGACTTCATCCCCTTTGGATAATATGTGCTGTGTTAATAGGTGGTGCTTTATTCGGATTGATAGGAGTTTTCTTATCCGTTCCAGTAGCAGCTGTAATAAAAACATATTTAGATAAATACATTGAAAAAAGTTTAAACATACCAAAATCTGAATAG
- a CDS encoding MATE family efflux transporter — protein MKNEQELRNHSIPRLLLTYSVPAIVGMLVNALYNVVDRIFIGNIPGVGPLAITGVGVCLPIMTIMLAFAMLVGIGATTNISIKLGQGKKEDAEKIIGNAIKLSIIIGLIISIVGIMFGDTILKVFGASEATLQYAKDYIYIILAGSMFNMLGYTLNNTIRGDGSPRLAATIMIVGCLTNVVLDAILIFGFNLGIQGAAIATVVSQIVTATWGFLYYVSGKSNLKFHKSSLKLDSSLVKKIFAIGSAPFAMQIAASLVQVISNNALKTYGGDLAIGAMATISSISMIFLMPIFGLNQGAQPIIGFNFGAKQYDRANKTFKLSALAAIVILTTGWLIIQTIPEVMVGMFNKDPKLMEISVKGARIYLLMMPIIGISITGSNYIQSVGKAKMAMVLSLLRQVIILIPMIIILPKFFGLDGVWYAQPVADFLATAITAIILYRELKSYKKVEVKEQEITI, from the coding sequence ATGAAAAATGAACAAGAATTGAGAAATCACTCAATACCAAGACTTTTATTAACATATTCTGTACCTGCTATTGTAGGAATGCTAGTAAATGCATTATATAACGTAGTAGACAGAATATTTATTGGGAACATACCTGGAGTAGGTCCACTTGCAATAACTGGAGTTGGAGTGTGCTTACCGATAATGACAATAATGCTAGCATTTGCTATGCTGGTAGGTATAGGTGCTACAACTAATATATCTATAAAGTTAGGGCAAGGTAAAAAAGAAGATGCTGAAAAAATTATAGGAAATGCTATAAAATTATCTATTATTATTGGACTTATAATTAGTATAGTAGGAATTATGTTTGGAGATACAATACTTAAAGTGTTTGGAGCAAGTGAAGCCACACTTCAATATGCTAAAGATTATATATACATAATCTTAGCTGGAAGTATGTTTAATATGTTAGGATATACATTAAATAATACTATAAGGGGTGATGGAAGTCCTAGATTAGCAGCAACTATAATGATAGTTGGATGTTTAACTAATGTTGTATTAGATGCTATTTTAATATTTGGATTCAACTTAGGTATACAAGGAGCTGCTATTGCAACAGTTGTATCACAAATAGTAACGGCTACATGGGGATTCTTATATTATGTAAGCGGAAAATCTAATTTAAAATTCCATAAATCAAGTTTGAAACTAGATAGTTCTTTAGTTAAAAAGATATTTGCTATAGGATCTGCACCCTTTGCAATGCAAATAGCTGCAAGTTTAGTTCAAGTTATATCAAATAATGCATTAAAAACTTATGGAGGGGATTTAGCTATAGGTGCAATGGCTACTATATCATCTATTTCTATGATATTTTTAATGCCTATATTTGGATTAAACCAAGGAGCTCAGCCTATAATCGGATTTAACTTTGGTGCTAAGCAGTATGATAGAGCTAATAAAACATTTAAACTATCAGCTTTAGCTGCTATAGTAATACTTACAACAGGATGGCTAATAATTCAAACTATACCAGAAGTTATGGTAGGTATGTTTAATAAAGATCCTAAACTTATGGAAATATCAGTAAAAGGTGCTAGAATATACTTATTAATGATGCCTATAATAGGAATATCTATAACAGGATCTAATTATATACAATCTGTAGGAAAAGCTAAAATGGCTATGGTTCTTAGTTTGCTTAGACAGGTTATCATATTAATACCTATGATAATAATATTACCAAAATTCTTTGGTTTAGATGGAGTTTGGTATGCACAGCCAGTTGCAGACTTTTTAGCAACAGCTATAACTGCAATTATATTATATAGAGAATTAAAAAGTTATAAAAAAGTTGAAGTAAAAGAACAAGAAATAACAATATAA